The Methanobrevibacter wolinii SH genome includes a window with the following:
- a CDS encoding ERF family protein, which translates to MMNMTTKSIYQKIGEVQYALLNMELPKSGYNKFGKFHYFELKDIMGPIVTECYKQKLLLTFSFMEDYAVLKIRDNESGDLFESNRVSVPELHELNKGMNIMQSYGSYMTYLKRYLLMNTFLLVEDSFIDSNAAEDKYLHDTPEKQRVVKKPAVNDEVKLEKPEDYLKFFENNLIKQGLNVNTITLYKMCTLYAKSHNDFNQKEVRELIKQKYGGKK; encoded by the coding sequence ATGATGAATATGACTACTAAATCAATTTATCAAAAAATTGGGGAGGTTCAATATGCATTATTGAATATGGAACTCCCAAAAAGTGGGTATAATAAATTTGGGAAATTTCATTATTTTGAACTTAAAGACATCATGGGACCAATTGTTACTGAATGTTATAAGCAAAAATTACTGCTTACATTCTCTTTTATGGAGGATTATGCAGTGTTGAAGATTAGGGATAATGAGTCTGGTGATTTGTTTGAATCTAATCGGGTTTCAGTACCTGAACTTCATGAATTGAACAAGGGTATGAACATAATGCAGTCATATGGTAGTTATATGACTTACCTCAAAAGATATTTGCTTATGAATACTTTTCTCCTTGTGGAGGATAGTTTTATTGATTCAAATGCTGCTGAAGATAAATATCTTCATGATACTCCTGAAAAGCAGCGGGTTGTAAAGAAACCTGCTGTTAATGATGAGGTTAAACTTGAAAAGCCTGAGGATTATCTTAAGTTTTTTGAGAATAACCTAATAAAACAGGGGTTAAATGTGAATACTATCACTTTGTATAAGATGTGTACTTTGTATGCTAAATCACATAATGATTTTAATCAGAAAGAAGTTCGTGAGTTAATTAAACAGAAATATGGGGGTAAAAAATGA
- a CDS encoding SWIM zinc finger family protein produces the protein MRYNPPNRIFKKASEIRDLDIRPVFVSGDEIQLEFHSSQNGPNLVTVNDYGLWNCTCENYQFGKAGKYGEYCCKHIVAAIIFISKYKGQLQSMVKEDNSSIQTTF, from the coding sequence ATGAGGTATAATCCCCCAAACAGGATATTTAAAAAAGCTTCTGAAATAAGGGACTTGGATATTCGTCCGGTCTTTGTTAGTGGTGATGAAATTCAACTTGAATTTCATTCATCACAAAACGGTCCTAACCTCGTAACTGTGAATGATTACGGGTTGTGGAATTGTACCTGTGAAAATTACCAGTTTGGGAAAGCGGGTAAGTATGGAGAATATTGCTGTAAACATATTGTTGCAGCTATTATTTTCATTTCAAAGTACAAAGGACAGTTGCAAAGCATGGTTAAAGAAGATAATTCTTCTATACAAACAACATTTTAA
- a CDS encoding phage terminase large subunit family protein, which yields MPKLRYWDFAASGEKGDATAGILSAWDGEYLYFLKLKHGRYKATQVLTYYVETTLQDGKEVVSRIEQEPGSGSKLLIKKFQRMRKLQGYHIRPDKLSKNKDGDKLTRSFDLQALVEDHKVKIASSIFDKVVNELVEFTGEEGGEDNIVDTCTGSARYWLRPRRRIRV from the coding sequence ATGCCGAAGCTCAGGTACTGGGATTTTGCTGCTTCTGGTGAAAAAGGAGACGCAACAGCAGGAATACTCTCAGCATGGGACGGAGAATACCTATACTTCCTAAAACTCAAACATGGACGATACAAAGCAACACAAGTATTAACTTACTATGTTGAAACAACACTTCAAGACGGAAAAGAAGTAGTATCACGTATAGAACAAGAACCAGGTTCAGGTTCAAAGTTGCTTATTAAGAAGTTTCAGAGAATGCGGAAACTTCAAGGTTACCATATAAGACCTGATAAATTGTCAAAAAATAAGGATGGGGATAAGCTTACTCGTAGTTTTGACCTTCAAGCACTTGTAGAAGACCATAAAGTTAAAATAGCTTCATCTATTTTTGATAAGGTTGTGAATGAGCTTGTAGAGTTTACTGGTGAGGAAGGTGGAGAAGATAATATTGTTGATACTTGTACAGGGAGTGCAAGGTATTGGCTTAGACCTCGTAGGAGAATTAGAGTATGA
- a CDS encoding phage minor head protein encodes MKVPILINKEMDLYEKLLQRYNIKAAILGLTYGKLLTEYSFNQAIQKKDDKIATKNKEYLEFHKTNPRVEQLIKDNTKLSTEYTKKRLNKEINNVLSDAYNEGLGREDVIKKLQAKFSQLKRADAYRIAVTEINSSRNTANYQQIQNDKISYKQWVTAEDNRVRPSHVDLHGHITSTETRFSNGLLYPGDKSGSIKEWINCRCVILPYLIPWGKKAPGLVEFTEADLLNQEEWTAEDIFKKFKNPQEGTARAQVFSLNPEEKQILMDFNKTNDTGLLVKILNKFKNKKQAAVNMIKNINGTKIQPRKTIFLTSKEDQKVYAKLSSPEECADFFELKYRPQINKATGKIEAIIFEDTKNNTEIYFDDYFINGRGGKNLLDWKNKGTKEYDLKQILRFYDEAPSLSKACTNSVAITKIESKKLKGTLGWTHPSYPYEGDRKQSNRVNLCPISFKQKINERGNPQQTMYHEMGHCIDFSFMKKESAEIIQKRGGVPRGVNFYGLSYSDEFVQIRNKRTIYQKEHGMKEKGASWYGDKKISEDFAETMAMASFYKNPDKTAAVMEYYGEKGYYFVKYKDWLPSQKPTYDYCVDILKNYNPAKRTYPPENHYTIREALLDEKIYKARGHEIRPTPEQIDEYKRLSLTDNLNKRDMEKLESLDEIIRLSEYTARNFSNRRFLKAEYEDFKKLYNKNQDYFGSISFDNYVEGGLNSSIQKLHKNDLKKRKK; translated from the coding sequence ATGAAAGTACCTATCTTAATTAATAAAGAGATGGATTTATATGAAAAACTTCTTCAAAGGTATAATATTAAAGCAGCAATTCTTGGTTTAACATATGGTAAACTTTTAACAGAATATAGTTTCAATCAAGCAATACAAAAAAAAGACGATAAAATAGCTACAAAAAACAAAGAATACCTTGAATTCCACAAAACCAACCCCAGGGTAGAACAATTAATCAAGGATAATACAAAATTATCAACTGAATATACTAAAAAAAGATTAAACAAGGAAATTAACAATGTACTCTCAGATGCATACAATGAAGGTCTTGGAAGAGAAGATGTAATCAAGAAACTACAAGCAAAATTCTCACAACTAAAACGTGCTGACGCATACAGGATTGCAGTAACAGAAATAAACAGTTCCAGGAACACTGCAAACTATCAACAAATACAAAATGATAAAATTTCATATAAACAGTGGGTTACTGCAGAAGATAACCGTGTAAGACCAAGTCATGTAGATCTACATGGACATATTACAAGTACAGAAACAAGATTTAGCAATGGTCTACTATACCCTGGAGATAAATCTGGGAGTATTAAAGAGTGGATTAACTGTCGTTGTGTAATATTACCTTACCTTATCCCATGGGGTAAAAAAGCACCTGGTCTTGTGGAGTTTACAGAGGCAGACCTTCTCAATCAAGAGGAATGGACTGCTGAAGACATATTCAAAAAATTCAAAAACCCCCAAGAAGGTACAGCTAGAGCTCAAGTTTTCAGTTTAAATCCTGAAGAAAAACAAATCTTGATGGATTTTAATAAAACAAATGATACTGGATTATTAGTTAAAATTCTTAATAAATTCAAAAATAAAAAACAGGCTGCAGTTAATATGATAAAAAATATTAATGGTACTAAAATTCAGCCAAGAAAAACAATATTCCTCACATCAAAAGAAGACCAGAAAGTCTATGCTAAATTATCCTCCCCAGAGGAATGTGCTGACTTTTTCGAACTAAAATACAGACCACAAATTAATAAAGCTACTGGGAAAATTGAAGCTATTATTTTTGAAGATACAAAAAATAATACTGAAATATACTTTGATGATTATTTCATAAATGGTAGAGGTGGAAAAAATTTACTTGATTGGAAAAATAAAGGGACTAAAGAATATGATTTGAAACAAATTCTAAGGTTTTACGATGAAGCACCTTCCCTGTCAAAAGCATGCACTAACTCAGTAGCTATCACCAAGATTGAAAGTAAAAAATTAAAAGGTACTCTTGGATGGACTCACCCATCATATCCCTATGAAGGAGATAGGAAACAGTCTAATAGAGTTAATTTGTGCCCTATAAGTTTTAAGCAAAAAATAAATGAACGTGGAAATCCACAACAAACAATGTATCATGAAATGGGACATTGTATTGATTTTTCATTCATGAAAAAAGAATCTGCTGAAATTATACAAAAAAGAGGAGGAGTACCAAGAGGGGTAAATTTTTATGGTTTATCTTATAGTGATGAGTTTGTTCAAATCAGAAATAAAAGAACTATTTATCAAAAAGAACATGGAATGAAAGAGAAAGGGGCTTCATGGTATGGGGATAAAAAAATTAGTGAAGATTTTGCTGAAACAATGGCAATGGCAAGTTTTTACAAAAATCCAGATAAAACAGCTGCAGTTATGGAATATTATGGAGAGAAAGGCTATTATTTTGTAAAATATAAGGATTGGCTTCCTTCACAAAAACCAACATATGATTATTGTGTAGACATATTAAAAAATTATAATCCTGCTAAAAGAACATATCCTCCAGAAAATCATTATACTATCCGGGAAGCATTATTAGATGAAAAAATCTATAAAGCAAGAGGGCATGAAATAAGACCTACTCCTGAACAAATAGATGAATACAAAAGATTATCTCTTACAGACAATCTAAATAAAAGAGATATGGAAAAATTAGAGTCTCTTGATGAAATTATAAGACTTAGTGAATATACTGCAAGGAATTTTTCAAATCGCAGATTCTTAAAGGCAGAATATGAAGATTTCAAAAAATTATATAATAAAAATCAAGACTACTTTGGTTCAATTAGTTTTGATAATTATGTTGAAGGTGGTTTGAATAGTTCAATACAAAAACTTCATAAAAATGATTTGAAGAAAAGAAAAAAGTAA
- a CDS encoding phage portal protein yields MKNKKNNENNVNRKSDSFIVTQKDDDINLISSSVLEQYAIKADVNADGTKQVRTDGWDYNQLLEPLYDPYRLTELLDLYTYHELCCDAVAADSSGNDYTFNPISNQKQTDGGFDNQLVIDFFENLEPGINEVLYKRMYDRRAMGYGAIEVVREDRSRSLPVSLKPIQAHTLRRHKDEFRVKQKVGTREVWFVIYGKNIVDGVPVDVDADTGEICPYNSLPAEKRANELLWTEEYTPRTPYYGRPRIVGSLPAIQGDLSRAAYNNSFFSNYGVPAFAVTVTGDFTDYDVDPDNPEFDYTKTLKYKISQQLREVMKHPHSAVTILVPSEGEEGNVEVKLQQLSVDSKEASFRLYRSDNRDEVINAHKVPPYRVGVNITGTLGGNNSEISDEIYKDGTITPLVRANEDDINFLLKNEFGLSDWRFQLEGINKKNTKEEFEIAKSLVEHAAMTPNELRVYFGETYGLTRSEDTLLDLFYMNGKALDDTAVDLPAANDKVLDDLENSLWGLDNDKSEDNQEDTEDSSVKKALNSLNRTG; encoded by the coding sequence ATGAAAAACAAGAAGAATAATGAGAATAATGTTAATCGTAAGTCAGATTCATTTATTGTAACACAGAAAGATGATGACATCAATTTAATATCTAGTAGTGTACTTGAACAGTATGCTATTAAAGCAGATGTGAATGCAGACGGTACAAAACAAGTCCGTACCGATGGTTGGGATTATAATCAATTATTAGAACCATTATATGACCCATACCGTCTTACAGAGTTGCTTGATTTGTATACTTATCATGAGCTTTGTTGTGATGCAGTAGCTGCTGATAGTAGTGGAAATGATTATACATTCAACCCAATATCCAACCAAAAACAGACAGATGGGGGTTTTGATAATCAGCTTGTAATTGACTTTTTTGAAAACCTTGAACCCGGAATAAACGAAGTTCTTTACAAGCGAATGTATGACCGCAGAGCCATGGGGTACGGTGCAATAGAAGTAGTACGTGAAGATAGAAGCAGAAGTCTGCCAGTTTCTTTAAAACCTATACAAGCACACACACTACGCCGCCATAAAGATGAATTCCGCGTAAAACAGAAAGTCGGAACACGTGAAGTCTGGTTTGTAATTTATGGTAAGAATATTGTTGATGGTGTACCTGTTGATGTTGATGCAGATACAGGTGAAATCTGCCCATACAATAGTTTACCTGCTGAGAAAAGAGCAAACGAACTATTATGGACTGAAGAATACACTCCACGTACTCCTTATTATGGACGTCCACGGATTGTAGGTTCACTTCCAGCTATTCAAGGAGACCTTTCACGTGCAGCATACAATAACAGTTTCTTCTCCAATTATGGTGTACCTGCATTTGCAGTAACTGTAACTGGAGATTTTACTGATTATGATGTTGACCCTGATAATCCTGAATTTGATTATACCAAGACTTTGAAGTATAAGATTAGTCAGCAGCTCCGAGAGGTTATGAAACATCCACATTCTGCTGTTACTATTCTTGTCCCGTCTGAGGGTGAAGAAGGTAATGTAGAGGTGAAATTACAACAATTATCAGTTGATAGTAAGGAGGCTTCTTTCCGTTTGTATCGTTCTGATAATCGTGATGAAGTTATTAATGCACATAAGGTACCCCCTTATAGGGTAGGAGTAAATATTACTGGTACTTTAGGCGGTAATAATTCAGAAATTAGTGATGAAATTTATAAAGACGGTACAATTACTCCGCTCGTACGTGCAAATGAAGATGACATCAACTTCCTTCTTAAGAATGAGTTTGGACTTTCAGATTGGAGGTTCCAGCTTGAAGGTATAAACAAAAAGAATACAAAAGAAGAGTTTGAAATAGCTAAGAGTCTTGTTGAACATGCTGCTATGACACCAAATGAATTACGGGTTTATTTTGGTGAAACTTATGGTTTAACTCGTAGTGAAGATACATTATTAGATCTGTTTTATATGAATGGTAAAGCATTAGATGATACTGCAGTAGACCTTCCAGCGGCAAATGATAAAGTTCTTGATGACCTTGAAAACAGTTTATGGGGTTTAGATAATGACAAATCAGAAGACAATCAAGAAGATACAGAAGATTCATCAGTCAAGAAAGCTCTTAACTCTCTTAACAGGACTGGATAA
- a CDS encoding longin-like domain-containing protein: protein MKEQHDNCIHEKEIAEIRQQIKTLYTQDARIEKTLDKIDSTQEMLLQQVTTLNTTISTLKWAVAIFITATGGIFIFLTTELIKLI, encoded by the coding sequence ATGAAAGAACAACATGACAACTGCATACATGAAAAAGAAATTGCAGAAATAAGACAACAAATCAAAACACTATACACACAAGACGCACGTATAGAAAAAACCCTAGACAAAATAGACTCAACCCAGGAAATGCTCCTACAACAAGTAACAACACTAAACACAACAATATCCACACTCAAATGGGCAGTAGCAATATTCATCACAGCAACCGGTGGAATATTCATCTTCCTAACAACAGAACTAATAAAACTAATCTAA